The following DNA comes from Bacteroidia bacterium.
ATAACGGATATGTATTTTGGCGTAGAGACAACACAGGCTTTTGGGTTGAAGGATTCCGCGCAGACGGCGGCCCATACGCAGGCAGAAACGTTTATTACACCCCCCATGAATTATTGATTGGTACACCTTCTACATATAATAGTAATTATCAGAACTTTAGCAGATGGCAATTGTTCTTAAACGATGTGCCTACAAATATGGATACGCTCTACGTTTGTTCAACTACCAAAACGCTTACCACAGATGCCTTTGGTAGCCTTACTACACCCTTAGGTTCCTATTCAGACGTTGTGCGTGTGCATGAGCACGTTATCAAAGTAGATAGTATTTATGCATATCAAAATGGGAATTTATTGTATGGCGTTGAAGCTATTCGAGATACGTTAAATAACTACCTATTTTTAACAAACTCAATTTCGTATCCAGCTTGTATCGTTCATGCAGATAAAAATAACCACATAAAGTTTACAGAATACGTAAGATCCAAAATATTGACATCAAACGAAACGCTGTTAGAGTCAAATACTTACACTGCCCAAGTATTTCCGAATCCTGCTCAAAACAAAGTTTCAATAGTTATGCCGGCAGGATTTTTATCTGATCATCAATCTTGCCAATTATCTGTTTATGACATAACCGGTAAGTGTGTTCGTGATGTTATTCAGGCAGAATCACTTTTTTATGTGAATGATTTACCGGACGGCTTGTATTCCTTTAAGGCTGTTAATTCTAAAAACCAGCAACTTATCGGTAAGTTTATTATTTCTAACTAAGTTATTTCGTTGTAGGGTTATTTAAAATACGATTTTAGCGGTTCTAAATCCGGAGGGTGTAGCCTAAATCGTTTTTGTTCAAGCAGTAATAAAACTTCCGAAAGTCTTTTTAAAAATGGGAGGGCTAATAAGTAAAGTTCGTTATTACCGTCATTGAGGTCTCCGTCACTATCGGCAAAAATTGTTGCGCTGAGCATAAATTCTACATTATGGTTAAAATCAGCAATATAGGCAACGTCAGTAGCAAATCCCCAAGCAATTCCTACTTTGTTGAAAGAGCGAACGTTTGAATCCACCTGTGAAGTAATGCCTCCATATAAAAAATACTTCATAAAGCCTGAAGGATACCTTAGGCTGTCTTGATAATTTGGAAATAATGATTCCTTGGGATACATTCCCATATATTTTCGGAGAAAGTCATAATCATCTTCTGATATTTGAAATCGTTGGCTATCAGGCATACAATTTGGCAACATAATAGCTATCAGGATTTTATGTAAGTCCGGTAAACTTATTGAGGTATGATATTCTACCGGATAAGTTCTGACCGAAGTTACTTTAGTTTTGGGATTAATAGTAGAAACCGGAAAGTCTTTAAACCGGTTTCTGAAAATATTCGGGTTTTTTTGTCTTGGTTGGTAGCATAAAGTAGAATCTCCTTGTTTAAAAATTACGGCATTTGTTTCTCTATTTTGTTCGGTAGAGCATAGATGATATAAACGGTGTAAAAGTCGGGCACTTAAAAAACCTTTTGCCCAAAGGGACTCGTTTAATTTTTGCTGACCAAGCAGTTCATAGAGTCTGTCGTAGGCTTCATTATCGCTAACGAGCAGGATTTTTTTGATATAATTAGCAATAGAAGGCTTGTAGCTTAGCGTAGTAGTATCTATGGTTGCCGAAGTTTGGCAAGTACCTTGAGCGATATGCTGAACCTCTGTAAACTTATTTACACCAAGAGTTTCTAAATTCTTAATGTATTCAAGGGCTAATGCACAAGCCGGAAGTTTAACAGTACTTGCCGGATAGAAGTATGAACCCGTATCTACTTGATAAGAATAATGGCGCAAATGAGGTGTTTGGTCTTCGTCCCTATCAATTTGTGTATAAATAATTTGAATTTTAAATCGTTTTGGATTTTGCCAAATAGCTCGGTATTCCGGTAATAAGTTTTGAAGAGTAGAATCGAGCCATTTTGAAGTACCAAACATAGTTTGCTCTGCAAAGTACGCAGTAGTTTGAGCTTCAGTAGAAAAAGAAACTATTAAGAGAACTATTAAATATAAATATCTCATAAATAGGTTCATGGTTAGGTTTATTCTGGATGATACACCTTGGAGGTAGATTTTAGCAGTTCTTCTTTATTTAATACAAGTTGTCCATAGGCGGCTTCGGCATCTGTTTTAGCAAAAATATCTGGAATACCCCATTCGTCCCGAATAATTTCAATATTTTGTGTATCAATTGTTTGGCTATACAAAAAATCATAAACAATGCTTAGACACAAGAAAACAAAAAAAACTTTGGTCATGATTTTTCGGTAAATTTATGTGTTTACTGTGCGTTGTAAACGGTTATTTTTCCTCGACTGGTTGTTAGTTTTAGGGTTTTGCCCCCGCCATTTAACTTACCGTCTAAGAGTTTATAGCTGATATTTCCCTCAAACTTTACGTTTCGAAAGTCATATAAGATATTGTCTGCTGAGGAAAAATTACAATTATATCCTACGTATTTAGGTATTGAAAGAGTAACGTTTGCAGACTTAGAGGTGATTTCTACCGGTATTTCACCGCTTAGGTTCACTTGAATTTCTCCTTTTCCGGCAATAATTTCGAGTTTACCATCTAAAAGGTTTAAGTCCATATCAGAATTATCGGTGATAAACTTAAATGCAGCCGAGCAGCCTTTTACCGTAATTTTGGAAGACTTTGAATTAACGGTAATCATACCGCTTTTGATATTTTCCAACAAAACATCTTTATGATTGGTTTTGAGAGAAATATCGTTTTTCAAGTTTTTGATACTCAGCGGAGAAGCGTCAGAGGTGATGTCCAACGATATTTTTTCCGGTAAACTTATTTCGTATAGGTATTCAAAGTTGCTGTTAGTTTGTTCAATCAGCAGGGTTTCGTTTGTGAAATCTTGTTTGATGTTAGGTTCTCTTTCAAAGTCTGCTAATTTTTTTTCATTTGGGACTATCAGCGTTACCCTAACGTAGGCATAATCATCGGGAGAATCTGAAATGGAATATTTTCCGTTTAGGGTTTTGAAAATGACTTGCCTTACTTCTTTGCGGGTATGTCTAAAATCAACGATGCGCTTGGTAATATCTTTTGCGAAAGCGGGTATGCTGATAAGGAGGGATAAAGCGATAACTATATAGGTAGGCATGGTACTGATATTTTAGATTTTTAGACATCGAGGCGTGCGTAACGGGCATTTTGTTCTATAAAATCTCTTCTCAGTGGAACGTCATCGCCCATAAGCATCGAGAATAGATAGTCAGCTTCGGCGGCACTTTCGATACTTACTTGTTGCAGTGTCCTGTATTCTGGGTTCATGGTGGTACTCCAGAGTTGTTCGGGGTTCATTTCTCCGAGACCTTTGTATCGTTGCACATTAACTTTGGTTTCGTCTCCTCCGCTGATACGTTTAATAGCGGCGGTACGCTCTTCTTCGTTCCAGCAATAGACTTCTTCTTTACCTTTTTTGACTAAGTATAGAGGTGGTAAAGCGATGTAAACGTGCCCGGCTTCTACTAAAAATTTCATATATCGGTAGAAAAATGTTAGTAACAGGGTTCTGATGTGTGATCCGTCAACGTCAGCATCAGTCATAATGATGACTTTATGGTATCGAAGTTTGGATAAGTCGGGCTCGTCATTAGTGCCGATTCCGCTGATACCCAAGGCGATAACCATATTTTTGATTTCTTCATTTTCGTAGATTCTGGTAGGGTGTGCTTTTTCTACGTTTAGTATTTTTCCGCGTAGGGGTAAGATAGCTTGGAATCGTCTATCGCGGCCTTGTTTTGCGGATCCGCCGGCGGAATCTCCTTCAACGAGATAGACTTCACAAAGTTGTGGGTCGGTAAAGGAGCAGTCGGCTAATTTTCCGGGTAAGCCTCCGCCTGTCATGGCACTTTTTCGTTGCACCATTTCGCGGGCTTTTTTGGCCGCATTTCGCGCTTCCGCTGCCAAAACTACCTTGTTTATGATTTTTTTAGCTATCGCCGGATTTTCATCTAAATAATATGCAAGTTGCTTATTGATAATAGATTCTACAATGCCAGCTACTTCTCCATTTCCCAATTTTGTTTTGGTTTGTCCTTCAAACTGGGGTTCCATTACTTTGATGGAAATGATAGCCGTCAGACCTTCTCGAAAGTCATCTCCGGTAATTTCAAACTTTAATTTATTGGTTAGGCCGGATTTATCAGCGTAGGATTTTAAGGTTCTGGTAAGTGCTTTTTTAAAGCCCATGACGTGGGTTCCACCCTCATGGGTGTTGATATTGTTTACATAAGAATGTATGTTTTCGTTATAGGAAGTGTTATATTGGATAGCGATTTCAACGGGTGTTGTTTGGCTTTCATCTACGCCGGCAATATAGATTGGGGGGCTATGCAGCGGGTCTCTATTTTGGTCTAAGAATTTGACGAACTCGGATATTCCGCCCTCAGAATAAAATACTTTTGTTAAAAATCTGGAGAATAGGTTATTGTCTTCTTTAATTTCTTCTCGTTCGTCAACGAGGGTAATTTTGATACCTTTATTGAGGTAGGCGAGTTCTCGCAATCTGGAAGCTAAGGTTTCAAAGCGATATTCGGTAGCGGTAAAGATAGAGGTATCAGGCCAGAATCGGGTTTCTGTACCGCGTAGAGTAGTTTCTCCAATTTGTTTGACCGGTTCTTCGGGTACTCCACCGTGATAAGTTTGCGTGTGTATTTTTCCTTCTCGATAGACTTTCACGATGCAGGTTGATGATAAGGCATTTACGCAGGATACCCCTACTCCGTGTAGCCCACCGGAAACTTTGTAGGTACTTTTATCAAACTTGCCGCCGGCATGTAAAATGGTCATAACTACTTCTAAGGCGGATTTATTTTCTTTGGGGTGAATGTCTGTGGGTATTCCGCGTCCGTTGTCTTTAACAGTTATTGAATTGTCGGGGTGTATCGTAACAAAGATGTCTGTACAATAGCCGGCCATGGCTTCGTCTATGGAGTTATCTACTACTTCATAAACTAAGTGATGTAGCCCTCTAACGCCAATATCTCCGATATACATCGCTGGGCGTTTCCGAACGGCCTCTAAACCTTCTAAAACCTGAATATTACTTGCGGTGTAATTCGAATTTAGATTAGTCTGGTCATTAACTGTTTCTATTTTGTCCATTTATATTGATTTTCTTTTTTGATAATTAGGAAGTTATCCTACATTTATTAGAATAAACCGTAAATCCTTATAGGGATCACACCGCGAAGTTACGCAAAAAGATGATGAGAATCATCCTTGATTGGCTATACATAGCATTCGTTTAGATAGCTTTGATATTTTTAGATAAACTACTGTTTATTTTGGGGTTGGTTACTTTATTTTTTAGGTTTTTTACATCAAAAGGATTTTATCTACCTTTGCGAGGCTTTTTAGATATATAATTGATATTGGCTTCAACTAAATTTGTACGGTTTTATTCAGTAGTTAGTTTTATTGTGTGCTGTGTAGTAATGAGTAGCTGTAATAAGTTTATGGCAAGTTTATTACAATCGCCTGCTGATAAGATATATTCACAAGAAAAGCATACAACTAAGGCACCGGTAATTAAGTATCTTCATTCAGAGGAGGATACAAACGTTTCATTTCTTTCTCGCCGTAAGATAAAGGTTGATGACGAGTTGGCTATTCGCTTTTTAAATATGCCGAGTGAACTTAGCCCAGAAATAAAAGGAACAGAAGCTAAAGAAAGTTATACCGTTGATTTTGAGGGGAATATTAGTTTGCTATTAATTGGAAGGGTTCAGGTAGCAGGGCTAACCTCTATAGAAGTTCGCCAAAAGTTGGAAAAAGCATACGCACATTATTATCGTGACCCGCAGATAGACGTTCGTTTAATAAATCAAAAAGTTTTTTTTATTGGGGAGACTTCCCAAAAAGCGTTTTTACTCCAAAAAGAAAGAACTCATTTAATAGAAGTTTTGGCAGAAGCAGGCGGAATAGTTCCAACGGCTAAGCCCCATAAAATAAAGATTATACGTGGTTCTTATTCTAATCCGGATATTATTTGGGTAGATTTTACCAAGTTAAGCAGTTTAGATGACCCTACGTTGTATATGCAGCCTGGCGATATTGTTTATATTCAAACTAAAGCACTATCAGCTTTTGTGCGCGAAATAGCTCCATTAATGGGAATAATCTCCATAGCTAATTTTTCCCTAAATCTGTATAACTTAATATACTTAATGACCAAACGTAATTAGCCTTATGGAAGGGAATAATCAAGAGATTACTAAGGTAGAGGAAATTAACTTTACTCGGATAGCGACTATTCTGTTACGAGGTAAATGGATTATTATATCTATTCTGCTAACTTGTTTATTGGGGGATTTTATTTACTTGAGATATACGATTCCAAAATATAAGGCATCTTGCAGCATCAATATAGAGGCTGACCCCGACCAAAGTCTGTTTTTTAGCAATAATAATAATAAAATTCAGCGGATTGATTTTCCGGATATCATTAACTCTCGTGGAATTATAGAAACTACAGTACGGGAGCTAAACTTATTTGTTACCTACTATCAGGAAGGGAATGTTGTTAGTTCCGAACTGTATAAACGAAGCCCGTTTATTGTAAAATATGACTCGTCAGCATTTTTGCTGTACAATACTTCCATAATAGTTGATTTTATTGATGAAAATACCTTTAAGTTGTTCGTAGAATCTGATCCTAAAAATCCAATAACCTGTAGTTTTTATAAGAAATGTAACTTTAAAGGAAGTGAGTTTGTTATAGAGCGAGGGCAAATAAAACAAAAACTATCTGGGCATCAATTTAGATTTAAGGTAAATACAGTTGAGCAAATGATTAATTGGATGAAGCAAAACTTTAGCCTTAGTTGGTTTGGTAAAACAGGTACTGGTTATGTTGTTATCTTTACAGATCCTGTTTCAGAACGTGCTATAGATTGCGCCAATAAGGTTTGTGAAGTCTATCTCAGTGAAGAATTGGATATCAAAAGACTCTCTGCAAAACAAACCGTAGATTATATTGATGAACAACTTAATGTAATAAAATCTAATCTAAATCAATCAGAGCAGAAGTTATCTAACTATGAGCTTAAGTATAACGAAGTACAGATACAAGCCAGAAAAGAGCAAATTAATAATGAATTAAAGGAGTTAAACTTAGAAATAGCTCAAATAGATGCTAAAAGAAAAATATTGGATGGCTTATATAAGTACATGGTTGAAAAATTTTCAGTAAACCCTGAGGACTCCATTGTTTTTGCCCCTAACATTGAAAATGTATTTAGCCAAATATTGACTGCAAGTATTTTAAAACTTAACGAGTTATTATCTACTAAATCAAAACTACTCTCTAAGCATACCCATAATAGCCCTATTATTCAACAATTAAACGTTGAACTAGTTGAATTACAGCAACTTATCTATGAGAATATACAAGTTAACTACGCACAAATAGCTGATAGAAAGACATTTGTTCAAAATAGAATTCGCTTATTAGAACAAAGTATTTTTAATTTTCCCACAGCCGATCAACGTAATATTTCAGATGCTAAACGAGAATTTACGATTAATGAGGGGATATATAATTTGTTGCTACAAAAGCGTACTGAATCTTCAATCAGTATGGCAGCTACTGTTTCTAAGAGCAGGATTCTTGATAGGGCCGAGGTGTCTAATGTAGAGTTGGTTTCACCTCTACAAGCACGTACAATCGGACTTTCGATTTCAGCCGGTTTTGTCGCCAGTTTAATAGTTGTTATTCTTCGAGAGCTGTTACGTAAAAATATTTCCTACAAAAGCGAAATTGAAGACAGATTATCTATTCCGATAGTGGGCACAATTATTCGTTCTTCTAAGAATAATCAGTCCACACTTAGTGTGTTAATAGACACTCGTTCAGCATTAACAGAATCGTTTAGGCATCTGCGCTCCAATGTCTTTTCAATTATTAGAGAACCTAAACAAGGATATTGTATCTCTACTACCTCCACGATAAGCGGAGAAGGAAAATCTTTTATTTCTATAAATTTAGCGGCTCTTGCCTCCAATACAGGTAGAAAAGTTTTACTAATAGACTTCGATTTACGTAAACCTCGCTTACATCTGTATTTTAATATAAAGAATGATATTGGAATATCTTCTGTTTTACTTGGTGAACAAACACCAGATGCCGTCATAAAGAGTACAGGCTTTCAAAACTTTGATATGATTACTGCGGGTAGTTTACCACCAAACCCCGCAGAAGTTATTGCTAACGAGAAACTTAAAGACATTATAAATTATTATCGAGAAAAATATGACTATATTTTCTTTGATACTTCGCCGGTTGGTTTAGTAACCGACGCATTAAGCCTACTCAAGATGAGTGATCTCTCCTTATATGTGATACGTTCTGATTACTCTAAGAAAACTTTTTTGAATAATATAGAAACTATTCAAAATGAAAATCAGTTGAAAAACCTTTATATCGTATTTAACTATGTAGATATGGAACACGAAGGTTATGGTTATGGTTATGGTTACAACTATGGTTATGGTTACGGATATTATATTGATTCTGACCATAGGCCGTGGTGGAAAAAAATTATTAAATCAAAATGAGCTGGTTTCAAAACTTATTTAGAAAATCAAAAGATAGCCAATCTTCTTTAAGTTTGGCTATCTTGAAGGTTGATATGCACTCTCATCTACTGCCCGGTATTGATGACGGTTCGCAATCTATAGAAGAATCTATCACTTTAATTCGCGGATTATATGAACTCGGCTACCGCAAGTTAATCACCACCCCTCACGTGATGGCAGACCAGTATCGAAATACACCAGAAATAATCCAAACTAAGTTAGCAGAAGTCCAAGCTAAATTAGCAGACCTTCAAATATCGATTCAGATAGAAGCATCTGCCGAATATATGATTGACGACGGATTTGAGGCTAAGTTAGAAAATAAAGAACTCATTACATTTGGTAATCAGCATATTTTAGTAGAAACTTCTATGATGGTTCAACCGCCTTTTTTTGAGGAAATTATTTTCAAATTAAAAACAAGCGGCTATCGCCCAATATTGGCGCATCCAGAACGATATAATTTTTATTGGCAAGACTTTAAGCAATTTCACCGGCTAAAAGACTTAGGCTTACTACTCCAGCTAAATATCAACTCCTTATCCGGAGTATATGCTCCGTTAGCAGTAAAGGCAGCTAAATATTTAATTCAAAATAATCTTATAGATTTTCTGGGAACAGATACACACCACGAAAGACATTTACAATTAATTTCCAAAACAGTTTTACATCCGGATATACAGCAACTGCTTAATTCCGGGCGGCTACAGAACTATACCTTATGCAACTAAGACGGTTAGCATCTCAAAGTGCTTTATACGGACTTAGTTCTATTATCGGAAGATTAATTAATTGGTTATTAACGCCCTATTTTGTTCACCATTTTTCTTTATCTGACTTTGGTGCATTCTCTGACCTATATGCGTGGATGTTTTATCCCCAAATTTTGCTGACTCTTGGCTTAGAAACCTCTTTCTTTAGATTTTCTCAAAATACTGAATCAGCGGATAAAAATTATGCAAACTCTACGTGGGCAATTTTTCTACTATCCTGTTGTTTCGGAATAGTTATTATTAGTTTTAATCCCTTCATTTCAAAAATATTAGGTTACTCAAGTAACCCTGAGTGGGTTTTGTTGGTAGCTGGAATTATTATCTTAGATTGCTGGGCAGCCTTGCCAATGGCAAAGTTACGTTATGACCAAAAGGCCAAGCAGTTTGTATTTACCTCATTGGTAAGTATCGCTATCACGCTGTTATTAAGTATTTTATTTGTTACTATTTTATCTTGGGGAGTATCTGGTGCGCTGTTGGCAAATCTAATAGCATCTTTGGTACGGTTACTTTGTGCATTGTATCAAAACTTACCTAATCCGTATAAGTTGTCATTAAAAAAAGTGCAGCAATTGGGTTACTACGGTAGTTTTATTATGGTAGCTGGCTTAGTAGGCTCTTTAAATGAAACTTTAGATAGGAATTTGCTGCCGCGCTTATGGAAAACGGGTTGGTATTTCGGCGCAGTGCGTACAGGCTTAGAACTCAATGCAATTTATTCCGCTAATTATAAACTTGGAATGATCATCACATTGGTTTCACAAGCTTTTCGGTATGCAGCAGACCCCATCTTTTTTAAAAATATCCAAAATAAAAATAGCCAAACTTTTCTGGCACGTAGCTTCTTCTACTTTGTATTACTTTGTTTACTTGCATTTTTTATAATTTCCAGCTTCTCTTTTGAAATAGTATCATTTCACTTTTGGGGGCTTACCAGCAAAACCTTACTCCCAAATTCTTATTGGGTAGGAATAAAAGCAATCCCGCTAATATTGTTAGCAAACGTTTTCTTAGCTACTTATTATCAGTTAAGTATCTGGTTTAAAATTACCGGACAGTTACGTTTTGGGTTGTTTTTTGCCATTATAGGTGCGTTAATAACTATCTTCGGAAATGTAGTATTTATTCCTTATTTCGGATTTATAGCCTGCGCATGGGCAACTTTTTTTTGCTACCTAACAATGACAGTCTTATGTTATCTTGTG
Coding sequences within:
- a CDS encoding T9SS type A sorting domain-containing protein → MTLRVLYFWGFILSINLVSAQITITSSDFPEAGFTYIVVADTTTQVSIGSPAATAQSWNFTNLLNHYQKVPTYDSTQKTPYAGLFPTSDLYTYGPAILYSGFYGSAPVGTQGINNGYVFWRRDNTGFWVEGFRADGGPYAGRNVYYTPHELLIGTPSTYNSNYQNFSRWQLFLNDVPTNMDTLYVCSTTKTLTTDAFGSLTTPLGSYSDVVRVHEHVIKVDSIYAYQNGNLLYGVEAIRDTLNNYLFLTNSISYPACIVHADKNNHIKFTEYVRSKILTSNETLLESNTYTAQVFPNPAQNKVSIVMPAGFLSDHQSCQLSVYDITGKCVRDVIQAESLFYVNDLPDGLYSFKAVNSKNQQLIGKFIISN
- a CDS encoding class A beta-lactamase-related serine hydrolase is translated as MRYLYLIVLLIVSFSTEAQTTAYFAEQTMFGTSKWLDSTLQNLLPEYRAIWQNPKRFKIQIIYTQIDRDEDQTPHLRHYSYQVDTGSYFYPASTVKLPACALALEYIKNLETLGVNKFTEVQHIAQGTCQTSATIDTTTLSYKPSIANYIKKILLVSDNEAYDRLYELLGQQKLNESLWAKGFLSARLLHRLYHLCSTEQNRETNAVIFKQGDSTLCYQPRQKNPNIFRNRFKDFPVSTINPKTKVTSVRTYPVEYHTSISLPDLHKILIAIMLPNCMPDSQRFQISEDDYDFLRKYMGMYPKESLFPNYQDSLRYPSGFMKYFLYGGITSQVDSNVRSFNKVGIAWGFATDVAYIADFNHNVEFMLSATIFADSDGDLNDGNNELYLLALPFLKRLSEVLLLLEQKRFRLHPPDLEPLKSYFK
- a CDS encoding penicillin acylase family protein; the protein is MTKVFFVFLCLSIVYDFLYSQTIDTQNIEIIRDEWGIPDIFAKTDAEAAYGQLVLNKEELLKSTSKVYHPE
- a CDS encoding DUF4097 domain-containing protein, which produces MPTYIVIALSLLISIPAFAKDITKRIVDFRHTRKEVRQVIFKTLNGKYSISDSPDDYAYVRVTLIVPNEKKLADFEREPNIKQDFTNETLLIEQTNSNFEYLYEISLPEKISLDITSDASPLSIKNLKNDISLKTNHKDVLLENIKSGMITVNSKSSKITVKGCSAAFKFITDNSDMDLNLLDGKLEIIAGKGEIQVNLSGEIPVEITSKSANVTLSIPKYVGYNCNFSSADNILYDFRNVKFEGNISYKLLDGKLNGGGKTLKLTTSRGKITVYNAQ
- the gyrB gene encoding DNA topoisomerase (ATP-hydrolyzing) subunit B, translated to MDKIETVNDQTNLNSNYTASNIQVLEGLEAVRKRPAMYIGDIGVRGLHHLVYEVVDNSIDEAMAGYCTDIFVTIHPDNSITVKDNGRGIPTDIHPKENKSALEVVMTILHAGGKFDKSTYKVSGGLHGVGVSCVNALSSTCIVKVYREGKIHTQTYHGGVPEEPVKQIGETTLRGTETRFWPDTSIFTATEYRFETLASRLRELAYLNKGIKITLVDEREEIKEDNNLFSRFLTKVFYSEGGISEFVKFLDQNRDPLHSPPIYIAGVDESQTTPVEIAIQYNTSYNENIHSYVNNINTHEGGTHVMGFKKALTRTLKSYADKSGLTNKLKFEITGDDFREGLTAIISIKVMEPQFEGQTKTKLGNGEVAGIVESIINKQLAYYLDENPAIAKKIINKVVLAAEARNAAKKAREMVQRKSAMTGGGLPGKLADCSFTDPQLCEVYLVEGDSAGGSAKQGRDRRFQAILPLRGKILNVEKAHPTRIYENEEIKNMVIALGISGIGTNDEPDLSKLRYHKVIIMTDADVDGSHIRTLLLTFFYRYMKFLVEAGHVYIALPPLYLVKKGKEEVYCWNEEERTAAIKRISGGDETKVNVQRYKGLGEMNPEQLWSTTMNPEYRTLQQVSIESAAEADYLFSMLMGDDVPLRRDFIEQNARYARLDV
- a CDS encoding polysaccharide biosynthesis/export family protein is translated as MASLLQSPADKIYSQEKHTTKAPVIKYLHSEEDTNVSFLSRRKIKVDDELAIRFLNMPSELSPEIKGTEAKESYTVDFEGNISLLLIGRVQVAGLTSIEVRQKLEKAYAHYYRDPQIDVRLINQKVFFIGETSQKAFLLQKERTHLIEVLAEAGGIVPTAKPHKIKIIRGSYSNPDIIWVDFTKLSSLDDPTLYMQPGDIVYIQTKALSAFVREIAPLMGIISIANFSLNLYNLIYLMTKRN
- a CDS encoding polysaccharide biosynthesis tyrosine autokinase codes for the protein MEGNNQEITKVEEINFTRIATILLRGKWIIISILLTCLLGDFIYLRYTIPKYKASCSINIEADPDQSLFFSNNNNKIQRIDFPDIINSRGIIETTVRELNLFVTYYQEGNVVSSELYKRSPFIVKYDSSAFLLYNTSIIVDFIDENTFKLFVESDPKNPITCSFYKKCNFKGSEFVIERGQIKQKLSGHQFRFKVNTVEQMINWMKQNFSLSWFGKTGTGYVVIFTDPVSERAIDCANKVCEVYLSEELDIKRLSAKQTVDYIDEQLNVIKSNLNQSEQKLSNYELKYNEVQIQARKEQINNELKELNLEIAQIDAKRKILDGLYKYMVEKFSVNPEDSIVFAPNIENVFSQILTASILKLNELLSTKSKLLSKHTHNSPIIQQLNVELVELQQLIYENIQVNYAQIADRKTFVQNRIRLLEQSIFNFPTADQRNISDAKREFTINEGIYNLLLQKRTESSISMAATVSKSRILDRAEVSNVELVSPLQARTIGLSISAGFVASLIVVILRELLRKNISYKSEIEDRLSIPIVGTIIRSSKNNQSTLSVLIDTRSALTESFRHLRSNVFSIIREPKQGYCISTTSTISGEGKSFISINLAALASNTGRKVLLIDFDLRKPRLHLYFNIKNDIGISSVLLGEQTPDAVIKSTGFQNFDMITAGSLPPNPAEVIANEKLKDIINYYREKYDYIFFDTSPVGLVTDALSLLKMSDLSLYVIRSDYSKKTFLNNIETIQNENQLKNLYIVFNYVDMEHEGYGYGYGYNYGYGYGYYIDSDHRPWWKKIIKSK
- a CDS encoding oligosaccharide flippase family protein, which codes for MQLRRLASQSALYGLSSIIGRLINWLLTPYFVHHFSLSDFGAFSDLYAWMFYPQILLTLGLETSFFRFSQNTESADKNYANSTWAIFLLSCCFGIVIISFNPFISKILGYSSNPEWVLLVAGIIILDCWAALPMAKLRYDQKAKQFVFTSLVSIAITLLLSILFVTILSWGVSGALLANLIASLVRLLCALYQNLPNPYKLSLKKVQQLGYYGSFIMVAGLVGSLNETLDRNLLPRLWKTGWYFGAVRTGLELNAIYSANYKLGMIITLVSQAFRYAADPIFFKNIQNKNSQTFLARSFFYFVLLCLLAFFIISSFSFEIVSFHFWGLTSKTLLPNSYWVGIKAIPLILLANVFLATYYQLSIWFKITGQLRFGLFFAIIGALITIFGNVVFIPYFGFIACAWATFFCYLTMTVLCYLVGQQYYRIPYPIKRISGYAILLITASLLNQKLTTIGIFNLNEFMLKMLISILAISIIGIIESKKPIAWPT